Below is a genomic region from Streptomyces ferrugineus.
GCGGACCACCGCGCTGTGTTCGGTCAGCGGCATGGTTCCCTCCTCAGCGGTACGGATGGGTCGGGGTGGGGGGAACGGACGCCCCGTCCGACGGGGGATGGGAGACGGGGCGTCCGCGTCGGGGGGCCGGCTCAGGCGGCTGCCGGGGTGTCGCCGGCGTTGATGAGCGCGAGCAGCATGCCCGGGGTCTCGGCGTCGACGACGGCGTCGTCCGGGATCACGATCCCGTACTCGCGCTGTATCTGGCCGATGACCTGCAAGAGGGCGAGCGAGTCGTAGCCGAGCTCGATGAAGGGGGTGTCGATGACGTCGCCGTCCAGGTCGACGCCCTCCTCCTCGCCCGCGCTCTCGCGCAGCATGCGGGTCAGGTCGGCGAGGGTGACGGTGATGGTCTCGGTGGTGGCGGTCATGGTGGATGGCGTCCTCTCGTTCGGGTCGTGTTCTCGGTGGATGTCGGGGTCGGACGGTGCGAAGGCGCCGGGCCGCCCGTGGCTCCGGGGCGGCTGCCGGTCCGTCAGGAAGGGCGGCGCACGACCAGGGCCGCGTTGAAGCCGCCGTGTCCGCAGGCCAGCACCAGGGCGTTGCGCAGCGGTGCCTGCCGGGCCTCGGTGACCAGGTCGATCGCGTAACCGGGGTCCGCCGCGCCGACGTTGACGGTCGGCGGGACGACGCCGTCGCGCAGCGACAGCAGGGCGGTGGCCACGTCCAGGGCCGCTCCGCCGGCCAGCAGCCGGCCGGTCATGGTCTTGGGCGCGGTCACGGGCACCGCGCGCGGGCCGAAGACCGCGGCCAGGGCCTCGGCTTCGGCGCGGTCCGCGGCGGGCACGCCGGCGGCGTCGGCGAAGACGACGTCGATGTCGCCCGGCACGAGCCCCGCGTCCGCGAGGGCGTTGTCGACGGCCCTGCGCAGGGCCGTGGGCCGGCCGCCGCCGGGCGCGGGGTCCAAGGTGGCCGCGTAGCCCGCGATCTCCCCGTAGACGTGGGCGACTCCCCGCTTGCGCGCGGCGTCCGCGTCCTCGGTGACCAGGATCGCGCCCCCCTCGCCGGGCACGTAGCCGCCCGCCTGCGTCGAGAACGGCAGAAACGCGCGGGCCGGGTCGTCGCTCGTGCTCATCAGGCCGGAGGCGATCTGCGGCACCCAGCCCCAGGGGCAGACGGCCGCGTCGACACCGCCGGTGATGACGACGGGGAAGCCCTTGCGGATGTGCCGGCGCGCCTGGCCGACGGCGTCGATGCCGCCCGCCTGTTCGGTGAGCAGGACCCCGCTGGGGCCGCGCAGCTTGTGCCGGATGGAGATCTGGCCGGTGTTGACGGCGTAGAACCAGGCGAAGGACTGGTACGCGCTGACGTACTCCTTGCCCTTGCTCCACAGGTTCTGCAGCTCGCGCTGGCCGAACTCGACGGCGCCGCCGGACGCGGAGGTGACCACGCCGACCCCGTACTCCGGGAGTTCGCGGGGGTCCATCCCGGCGTCCCGCAGCGCCCAGTCGGCCGCGGTGAGGGCGAGCCGGGTCATGTGGTCGGTCTGGGGCATCAGTCGGCTGGGGATGTGCTCCTCGGCGACGTAGTCCGTGACCTCCCCGGCGAGCCGCGACGGGTACGCGGAGGCGTCGAAGCGGGTCACCGGGCCGATCCCCGACTCGCCTGCCAGGGTGGCCCTCCAGTACTCCTGAGTGCCCAGGCCGTTGGGCGCGGTGATGCCCAGGCCGGTCACGACGGTGGTGGCGGTGCGCGTCCCGTCGGCCGGGCGGGCGAGTACGGCGGTGCTGCTCATGCGGCGGGGCTCCTCTCCGGTCGGGCGAGCACCATGGCGCTCTGGAAGCCGCCGAAGCCGCTGCCGACGCTCAGGACCACGTCGGTCTCCTTCTCGCGGGCGGTCAGCGGGATGTAGTCGAGGTCGAGCTCCGGGTCGGGCTCGTGGAGGTTGGCGGTGGGCGGCAGCACACCGTGCTCCATGGCGAGGGCGCACGCCGCTATCTCCAGCGAGCCGATCGCGCCGAGCGAGTGCCCGATCATCGACTTGATGGAGCTGACCGGGGTCCGGTACGCGTGCTCTCCGAGGCTCCGCTTGAAGGCGCCCGTCTCGTGGCGGTCGTTCATCTTGGTGCCCGAGCCGTGGGCGTTGACGTAGTCGACGGTGTCCGGGGCGAGGCGGGCCTCGTCCAGGGCCGCGTCGATCGCCTCGGCCATCTCGCGCCCGTCGGGCTTGAGCCCAGTCATGTGGAAGGCGTTGCAGCGGGAGGCGAATCCGGCGATCTCGGCGTAGATGTGCGCGCCGCGCCGGCGGGCGCTCTGCAGCTCCTCCAGGACCAGGATCGCCGCGCCCTCCCCGAGGACCAGGCCGCTGCGGGTCCGGTCGAAGGGGCGGCAGGCGCTCTCCGGGGTGTCGTTGCGCGGGGTGGTGGCGTGGATGGCGTCGAAGCAGGCCGAGGTGATCGGCGAGATCGGGGCCTCGGTGGCGCCGGCGATCATCACGTCGGCGGTGCCCTCGCGGATCAGGTCCACGGCGTGGCCGAGGGAGTCGAGGCCGGAGGTGCAGCCGGTGGAGACCACCGCGGCGGGGCCCTCGGCGCCCGCCGCCCGGCCCACCTCGGCGGCCATCGAGCTGGGCACGAAGTGCCGGTAGAGCTCGGGGACCGCGTAGGTGTGGTCGACGTTCCACAGGCGTCCGCCGTCGCTGACGACGGCGTACTCGCGCTCCAGGCTCGTGGTGCAGCCGACGGCGCTGCCGAGCGAGGTGCCGATGCGGCCCGGGTCGATGGCGCAGACGTCGAGCCCGCTGTCGGCGAGGGCCTCGCGGGTGGAGACCACGGCGAACTGGGCGGCCCGGTCGAGGCGGCGGATCTCGTGCGGTGTCAGGCCCGCGCCGACCGGGTCGAAGTCGCACTCGGCGGCGACCCGGGACCGGAAGGGCGAGGGGTCGTAGAAGCTGATCGTGCGGGTGGCGGTCCGGCCCGCGGTGAGCAGGTCCCAGTACTCCTTGACACCGACCCCGCCGGGGGCCACGACGCCCAGTCCGGTGATGGCGACTCTGCGCATGGCCTACCTGACCTTCGACGCGGCCGGGTGCCGCGAGGTGCACCAGCCGGATGGAACTGTGGGGGTCACTGTCGATCCCTTCGTCCGTGTCACTGATGACGTGTCAATGACGTGTCACTGATGACGTGTCACTGCTGAATCGGTGCGGCGGCCGGGGCGGTTCAGGGTCGAATCCTCCGCGCCCCGGCCGGCCGGACCGGTCGGCCGCCCGCTCGTGGCGTGCCGCCGTTTCCGGTTCCGCCATGGAACGTCCGAGCCCTCGACCGGCACTCGCGTGGCCGTGGACCTGCCGCGACGCGGCGTCACGTGGGCAGGTTGCCGTGCTTGCGGGCGGGCACCACGGCGCGCTTGGTGCGCAGTACGGCCAGCGACTCGCACAGCACGCGGCGGGTGTCCGCGGGGTCGATGACGTCGTCCACCAGGCCGCGTTCGGCCGCGTAGTACGGATGCATCAGCTCCGTGCGGTACTCCTCGATCCGCTGCCGGCGCAGGGCCTCGGGGTCGTCGGAGGCGGCGATCTCGCGCCGGAAGATGACGTTCGCCGCGCCCTCCGCGCCCATGACGGCGATCTCGTTCGTGGGCCAGGCGAAGGACAGGTCGGCGCCGATGGAACGGGAGTCCATGACGATGTACGCGCCGCCGTACGCCTTGCGCAGCACGAGGGAGATGCGGGGCACGGTGGCGTTGCAGTACGCGTACAGCAGCTTGGCGCCGTGCCGGATGATGCCGTCGTGCTCCTGGTCGACGCCGGGCAGGAAGCCGGGGACGTCGACGAGGGTGACCAGCGGGATGTTGAAGGCGTCGCAGGTGGAGACGTGCCGGGCGGCCTTCTCGGACGCCTGGATGTCGAGGACGCCGGCGAGGGCGGCCGGCTGGTTGGCGACGATGCCCACGGTGTGGCCGTCGAGCCGGGCGAACGCGCAGACCACGTTGGGGGCCCAGCCCTCGTGGATCTCGAACACCTCGCCGTCGTCGACGATCTCCTCTATGACGGCGCGGATGTCGTAGGAGCGGCCCGGCTCGGCGGGGACCAGGTCCAGCAGGGCGTCGGTGCCGCGGTCCGGGGGGTCGTCGGTGGGGGCGGCCGGCGGCATCTCCCGGTTGTTGGACGGCAGCAGCGCCAGCAGGTACCGCACGTCGTCCAGGCACGCCTCCTCGTCGTCGTGGGCGAAGTGGCAGACACCGGAGGCGGTGGCGTGGACGTCGGCCCCGCCGAGCCCGTTGTGGGTGATCCGCTCGCCGGTGACCGCCTGCACGACGTCGGGCCCGGTGATGAACATCTGCGCGGTGTCGCGGACCATGAACACGTAGTCGGTGAGGGCCGGCGAGTAGGCCGCGCCGCCCGCACAGGGTCCGAGCATCACGCTGATCTGCGGGATCACCCCGGAGGCGGCCACGTTGCGGCGGAAGATGCCGCCGTAGCCGGCGAGCGCGGTGACGCCCTCCTGGATGCGCGCGCCCGCGCCGTCGTTGAGGCTGACGAGCGGGGCTCCGGCCGATTCCGCCAGGTCCATGACCTTGTGCACCTTGGCGGCGTGGGCCTCGCCGAGGGCGCCCGCGAAGACGCGGAAGTCGTGGGCGTAGGCGAACACGGTCCGGCCGTGGACCAGGCCCCAGCCGATGACCACGCCGTCGCCGTGCGGCTTGCGGTCCTCAAGGCCGAAGCCGGTGGCGCGGTGCCGGCGCAGCGGTTCGATCTCGGTGAACGTGCCCTCGTCGAACAGGAGCTGGAGCCGCTCGTGCGCGGTGAGCTTGTTCTTCTCGTGCTGGCGCCGGGTGGCGGCGGGGTCGGGGCCGCGGCCCACCTCCTCCTTCAGCCGGCGCAGTTCCCCGGTGGCCTGGCGCAGGTCGGGCGGTGGCGGCGCGGTGGCGGCGGGCGGGGCCTGAGGGGTGACCGTGAGGTCGTCGAGGATCGTCATCGGCCGAACGTAGGAACGCCGGCTCGAGACGCGCTGGACTTCCGGCGGCCCTGGTGCGGTGCCGGGCCGTCAGCCCAGGGCCCGTACCTCGCGGTCGTCGGCCAGGTCCAGTTCGGGATCGGCGTTGAGCACGCCCTGGTGCAGCCGCTGGAGCCGCGGTGACGGTTCGAGGCCGAGTTCCTCGATGAGGGTGGTGCGCAGCCGCTGGTACGCCTCCAGGGCGCGCCACGCGCTGCCCGACCGGTGCAGGGCTGTCATGAGCTGTGCGCAGAAGTTCTCGTGCATCGGATGCTTGGCGACCAGGACCCGCAGCTCGGGCACGATCTCGGAGTGCCGGCCCAGCTTCAGGTCGGCGCCGATGCGCCGCTCCAGCGTGGCCATCCGGTCCTCCTCCAGCCGCAGCACCTCCAGTTCCAGCACCCCGCCGACGCGTACGTCCACCAGGGCGGGGCCGCGCCAGATGCCGAGGGCGCGGCCGAGGAGGTCGGAGGCGGCGCGGTGGTCGCCGGCCTCGTGGGCGGCGCGCCCGGCGGCGGCGATGCGGTCGAACTCCTGCACGTCGACCTGCCCGGGACGGATCTGGAGCAGATAGCCGCCGTGCTGGGTGACGAGGACGTCCTTGGCCTCCTGGAGCGGGTCGCCGTCGAGCGCGGCGGCGATCTTGCGCCGGAGTTGGAGGATGTACGTCTGGAGGGTCGTCGCGGCGCTGCGCGGGATGTCCTCCCCCCAGATCTCCTCCATCAGCGTCGGCACGGTCACGACCCGGTCGGCCTGCAGTGCGAGCAGAGCGAGGATCTGGCGCGGCTTCGCCGCCGTGGGCACGACGCAGACGCCGTGCTTCCGGGCGGTGAGTGGGCCCAGCACTTGGATGTCCATGGTGTTCGCTCTCCCTTTCCCACGTTCCCCGTCCCAGGTCCGCCGGTCGGCGAACCTGCGCAGGGTCCGAGCCTGGCACCGGTGGGTGCCCGTTCCCCAGTGAGCGGGTCATGAAGGCGGACGTGAAAATGTCATGGTGCGTTGATGAGGCCAGCACTGTGCGTCTTCGCGGGAGCCACGCAAAATCCTCACCACAAGGACGTCGGACGCGACCTCGTCCGACCGCCTCAGAAGGGGGAACACCATGATGAGCTCGACCGTGACGAGAAGCGGCACGACCCCGGCCATCTCCGCGGAGGACCACCGCTTCGCCCTGCTGACCGCCCGCGCCGGCCTGGAACCCGACCTGGCACAGCGTTATCTGAACGACCCCGTGTCCGTGCTCGCCGAGTTCGGGCTGCTCGCGGCCGAGAACGTCTATCTGTTCGGGGAGCCGTCCGGCCCGTCGCACGGCATCGCCCGTGAGGACCTGGACGCCGTGGACGCCCCGGTGACCCGCGGCTGCTTCTCCAACTTCACCCATGTCCCCGGCGTTCCGGCCGTGTCGGCCGACGTGCGGTGACGGTAACGGAACCGACGCCGGCCGGGCTTCCCGTCGGGTTCAAGCGGCACCTGAGGGTGGAGACGGTGGCCGGCGAGGCCGTCTACCTTCTGTCGGAGCGCGGCACCACGGTGCTCCAGGGCGAGCACGTACAGGCCCTCGCGCCGCTGCTGGACGGCACCCGCACCCTGGACGCGCTGCTGGCGGAGGCCACGCCGACGCTGCCGGCGACGGAGGCGGGCCGGGTGATCGCCGAGCTCGCCCGGGCGGATCTGGTCGGCTACTGCGATCCGGAGGCGGACGCGGCGGCGGAGGCGTACTGGGAACTCGCCGGGGTGCGCGGCCCGGGGGTGCAGTCCGCGCTGCGCGCCGCCCCGGTGGACGTGGTCGCGCTCGGCCGGACGGACGGCGCGGCGGGCCGGGCGGAGTGCCGGGCCGCCGGCCTGACCCTGGCCGGGCCCGGCGCTCCCGCCGCGCTGTCGCTGGTGCTGTGCGACGACTACCTCGACCCGGAGCTGGCCCGGGTGGACGCCGAGCACCGGGCGGCCGGGCGGCCGTGGCTGCCGGCCCGGCCCGGGGGCGCCACGGTGTGGGTGGGGCCGGTGTTCGGCCCGGACGGGGCGTGCTGGTCGTGCCTGGCGCACCGGCTGCGCGGCCACCGCTCCTCGCAGTCGCCGGTGCGCCAGGCCCTGGGTCTGGCGGGCCCGGTGGCGCTGCCCGAGGCGTCGCTGGCGGCCGGGCGGCTGCTGGGCCTGCACACGACGGTGCTGGAGGCCCTCAAGTGGCTGGCCGGGATGCGGTATCCGGGCCAGCGCGCCGTGTGCACCCTCGACACCCGGACGCTCTCCACCCGCCACCACCCGGTGACCCGGCGGCCGCAGTGCCCGCGGTGCGGGGACCCGGGCCTGGTCGGCTCGCTGGTGCGGGCGCCGTACACGCCGGTGTCCCGGCCGAAGGCGGAGGGGACGGGGAGCAACCACCGGGCGATGCCCCCCGGCGCCGTACTGGCCCGTTACCGGCATCTGATCGACCCGGTGACCGGCATCGTGGCGGAGGTCCGCCGGGCCGAGGGGACGCCGGACGGGCTCAACCGCTATGTGTCCGGTCGCAATCTGGCGCTGCGGAGCAGTTCGCTGCACGGGCTGCGCAGCCACAGCGGCGGCAAGGGGGTCACTCCCGAGGAGGCCGAGGCCGGGGCGCTCTGTGAGGCGGTGGAACGTTACTGCGGTACGCGCCAGGGGGACGAGCCCGTCGTCCGGGACACCCTGAACGGGCTCGGCCCGGCGGCGCTGCATCCCAACGACTGCCAGCTCTTCGCGGACCGGCAGTTCGACGACCGGGAGGCGTGGAACGCCAGGCACCAGGGGATGCAGTGGGTGCCCCCGCGCTTCGACCCGGACGCGCCCACCGAGTGGACGCCGGTCTGGTCGCTGACGGCCCGCGAGCACCGCCTGCTGCCCACCTCCATGCTGTACTTCGGCCCGGGTCCGGACGGGGTGGAACGCGCGCCGGCGGCGGACTCCAACGGGAACGCGGCGGGCAGCAGCACCGAGGACGCGGTCGTCCAGGGGTTCCTGGAGGTCGTCGAGCGGGACGCGGTGGCGCTGTGGTGGTACAACCGGCTGCGCCGGCCGGCCGTGGACCTGGACGCCTTCGACGAGCCGTGGCTGGCCCGGACGCGCGCCGCCTACGCGGGGGCGGGGCGCCGGGTGTGGGTCCTGGACCTGACGACGGACTTCGGCATCCCGGTGATGGCGGCCGTGTCCCGCCGTACCGAGGACGCCGGGCAGGGCATCTCGTTCGGCTTCGGCGCCCACTTCGACCCGCGCCTGGCCCTGCGGCGGGCCCTCACCGAGATGTGCCAGCTCCTGCCTCCGCGGGGCTACTTCGACGGGGCACCGGAACAGGCCCTGCTCGGTTGTCCGGATCTCAACCATTGGTGGTCCACCGCGACCACCGAGGAACTGGCCTATCTCTCACCGGATTCCGGCCAATCACCGTGTACGCCGGGCAGGTACGACTACGCACCACGGGCCGATCTGCGGGCCGATGTGGAGGCCGCGGAGGCCGCGGTGCGGGCCCGGGGCATGGAGCTGCTGGTGCTCCGGCAGACCCGCCCCGACGTGGAACTACCCGTGGTCAAGGTGATTGTGCCCGGTATGCGGCACTTCTGGGCGCGCTACGCCCCTGGGCGACTGTTCGACGTGCCGGTGGAACTGGGCTGGCGCGACCAGCCCTTGGAGTACGACGCGATCAACCCGGTACCACTGTTCGTGTGATGCGCACCTATTGATCGGCTTGAGTAGCCTTTACCAAATGCTGGTCATTAGCATGCGGTTCTGCCACAGTCCCTGCCGAGGAGGCTGCGATGCCGAGCCGTTTACGTCATGCCCCTGTTGACAAACCGTCGGGCGCGGGTCGTGACGAGGACACCAGCATCCACGGTTCGACACCGGAATCCGGCCATCCTCTTCAGGGGATGGCCGGCCGGCTTCCCTCGTACCCCGAACTGCCCGCACCGCGTCTGGCCCGTGCCATCACGGTGGTCGCCCTGTGCTGCTACGCGAGCGTCACCGTCCTCAACGTGCTCCGGGCGGAGGATCCGCAACCGGTGCGGCTCATGGTCTGCCTGGCCCTGGTGCTGCTGGTGTTCGGCGTGCAGTTCGTGGTCTCCGCGCCGCGGGCGCGCACCTGGAGCCTGGGGCGCAAGCTCTCGGTGCTCGGCTTCCAGGTCATGCTGACCTATCTGCCCATGGCCTGGTTCGGCCTGTCCTGGGGCAGCATGGAGGGCCCGCTCGCCGCGACCGTGCTGCTCAGCCTCCCGGCCCGGTTCGCCTGGCCGCTGTACGGCGTGGTCGTCAGCAGCATTCCGGTGTACTCGGCGATCATCGGCGTGCCGCTCGCGGAGGTGGGCTACTTCCTGATCGCCGGCCTGCTGGCGGGACTGGTCATCTACGGACTGAGCCGGCTGACCGACCTGGTGCACGAGGTCCACGCGGCCCGGGAGGAGCTCGCGCGAATGGCGGTCAACCAGGAACGCCTGCGCTTCGCCCGCGACCTGCACGACCTCCTCGGCTACAGCCTGTCCGCGGTGACGCTCAAGGGGGAGCTGATCCACCGGCTGATCGCGGCCCGCCCCGAGCAGGCCCGCGCGGAGACCACCGAACTGCTCGAGGTCGCGCGCCAGGCACTGGCGGACGTCCGCCTGGTGTCCAGCGGCTACCGCGACATGTGCCTGCGGGACGAGGCCGCCTCCGCCGCGTCGATCCTGGCCGCCGCGGACATCGAGGCCGTGGTCGACATCGACTGCGGGCCGCTGCACCCGGTCGCCGACACCGTGCTGGCGACGGCCCTGCGGGAGGGCGTCACCAACATCCTTCGCCACAGCAAGGTGCAGAACTGCACGATAAGGGCCGCACGAAAGGGCGAAACGGTCCTGCTGACGCTGGTGAACGACGGCGCGCACACCTCGGGGAAGGGGTCCGGCGGGCCGTCCGGCAGCGGGCTCGGCAATCTGCGGGAGCGGCTCCGCGCCATCGGCGGCAACCTGACCGCGGGGATCCGGGACGACGGACGCTTCCATCTGGAGGCCCTGGCACCGGCCACGCCGTCCGGCACCCTCGGTCACGGGAAGGAGGCGGTGCGCGGCACACCCGCGGTGTCGCCCTCCTGACCCGAACCCGCGGCCGACAGCCGGCCTGGCCGCACCAGCCACCCGACCACAAAGCCGGCCACCATCACGACGACATCGACCGACGGGGGGACCGATGCTGTCCTTGAAGATTCTGCTTGCTGAGGACATGCACATGATCCGCGGAGCGCTGGTCGCGCTACTCGAACTCGAACCGGATTTGGAGGTGGTCGCCTCCGTCGAACGGGGCGACACCATAGTGAAGGCCGCCCTGGAGACCCGCCCCGACGTCGCGATCATCGACATCGACCTGCCGGGCACCGACGGGCTCACCGCGGCGGCCGAACTCCATGAGCAACTGCCGAACTGCCGCACGCTGATCCTCACCAACCTGGGCAGACCCGGCACCCTGCGGCGGGCCCTGAGCGCGCATGTCGCCGGCTTCCTGCTGAAGGACTCCCCGCCGGACAAGCTCGCCCAGGCGGTGCGGGCGGTGGCGGCCGGCCGCCGGGTCGTCGACCCGCAACTCGCCCTCACCGCCTGGGACTCCGTCGACAACCCGCTCTCCCCGAGGGAGCTGGAGGTGCTGCGCCTCGCCGCGCAGGGGGCGGACACGGCCGAGATCGCCGGCTGCCTCTATCTGTCCAAGGGCACCGTCCGCAACTACCTGACGGCGATCGTCAGCAAGCTCGGCGCCCGCAACCGCATCGACGCGGTCCGGATCGCCGAGGAGGCCGGCTGGATCCCCTGAGACGGCCCCGCACGCCGAGGGCCCCGTCAGCCGGGGCCCTCCGGGCCCTCCCCCGGGGAGCCGCCGAACAGCGCGTCCAGCAGACCCTGGTCCAGGGCGGTGCCGACGGACACGTCGGCCGCCTCCCCGAACCCCTCGTCGTGCACCGCGACGCTCACCACGTACCGCTCCCCCGCCCGGAACGTCGCGAACGCCCACTCGGGGCCGCCGGCCGCGGACCCGTCCGGGCGCACCAGCCGGGCGTCGGGCGTGCTCAGGTCGAAGCCGAACTCGGTGAACCGGAAGCGCAGCCCCTGCCCCAGGGCCTTGCTGTACGCCTCCTTGAGCGTCCACAGCCGGACCATGCTGTCGTTGCGCTCCGGCTCCCCACCGGCGTCCAGTTGCTCCTTCTCGAACGGCGTGCAGGCGTGCAGCTCCGAGCCCGTGCCGGCCAGCCGGCGGTCGGCCCGCTCGACGTCGACCCCGATGCGGCCGCACCGGGTGATGCCGACGACGAGCATGTCCTCGGTGTGGCTGAGGCTGACGTCGATCTGGTCGCAGCCGCGCACATACGGCCGCCCGCCCGGCTGGTAGGCCAGGTCCACCAGGTGGGGCTCGGTCTCCAGGGCGGCCGCGGCGGCACAGCGCAGCAGCAGCCGGGAGGCGACGAACCGCTCCCGCAGACGCGGCTGCGGGAGGCTCTCGTAGCGCCGCCAGTCGCGGCCGAGTATCCGGCGCGCACCGTCCATGGCCTCGGGGCCGGGGAGCCAGTCACCGGCGCTGCCGTGCACGACGACGCTGCCGGTGTCCGCCAGCACCGAGCGCAGCGGCTCCCACGGGCCGTGCGTCCCGTGGCTGGTGAGCGGGTGCGCGATGCGCGCGGGCACTCAGGCACCCGCCAGTTCGGCCGCGAGCGGACCGGCGTCCAGAGCGGAGATCACCCCTGCCAGATCGACCGCGTCACTGTCGGGGCCCTGGCAGACGGGGATGCAGACGGGGCCGCCCATGCGGCGCAGATAGGGGATGAGGACGGCCCGCGGGCCGATCTCGACGATGTGGGTGGGGGCCTGCTGGGCCAGCATGCCGCGGGCCGCGTCGGCGAACCGCACCGGCGAGGTGAGCTGTTCGGCCCAGTACGGGGCGTAGAGCGGCCCGGTCTCCAGCCGGCCGTACACCGTCGAGTAGAAGGGCAGCCGGGCGATCCCGCCGGACAGGCGCCGGGCGGCCGCGGTGAACTCGGCCGCCATCGGCTTCATCAGCGGTGAGTGGAAGGCGTGCGCGACGGCGAGACGGCGGCAGCGGACGCCGCGGGAGGCGAGGCGGGCCTCGACGCGCTCCAGGGCGGCGATCTGACCGGACAGGACCGTGGACTTGGCCGCGTTCACGGCGCCGATGCCCACGCGGGGTTCGTCGGCGACGAGTTCGGCCGCCTCGCGCGCGGTGATGCAGGCGGCCGTCATCCCGCCGCCGGGCGGCAGCCGCTGGGTGAACGCCCCGCGCAGGGCGACGAGTTGCGCGGCGTCGGCGAGTCCGACGGCCCCGGCGACGGCGGCCGCGGCGAACTCCCCGATGCCGTGGCCGAGCACGGCGGCGGGCGTCACCCCCGCGTCCTGGAGGGTGCGGGCCAAGGCGTACTCGACGGCGAAGAGGGCGGGTTGGGCGCAGGACGCGAGATGGAGGCGCGGGTCCTTGTCGAGGATCAGGTCGACGACGGACAGCCCCGTGTGGGGCAGCAGGGCCGCGGCGGCGGCGTCGAGGTGGCGTCGGTAGGAGGCCGAGTTCAGGTACAGGCCGGCCGTCATCCCCGGGTGCTGGCATCCCTGCCCGGTGAAGACGAACACGGACCGGACCCGGTGGCCGCCCCGCCGGGCGTCGCGGGAGGCCATGTACCGGGCGAAGTCGCGCACGGTCTCATGGGCCCAGATGTCGTCGGGCCCGACCAGCGGGCCGAACTCCGCCTCGATGTCGCCGTAGAGGCTGAGGGCGAGGACC
It encodes:
- a CDS encoding response regulator transcription factor — its product is MLSLKILLAEDMHMIRGALVALLELEPDLEVVASVERGDTIVKAALETRPDVAIIDIDLPGTDGLTAAAELHEQLPNCRTLILTNLGRPGTLRRALSAHVAGFLLKDSPPDKLAQAVRAVAAGRRVVDPQLALTAWDSVDNPLSPRELEVLRLAAQGADTAEIAGCLYLSKGTVRNYLTAIVSKLGARNRIDAVRIAEEAGWIP
- a CDS encoding 4'-phosphopantetheinyl transferase family protein, whose translation is MPARIAHPLTSHGTHGPWEPLRSVLADTGSVVVHGSAGDWLPGPEAMDGARRILGRDWRRYESLPQPRLRERFVASRLLLRCAAAAALETEPHLVDLAYQPGGRPYVRGCDQIDVSLSHTEDMLVVGITRCGRIGVDVERADRRLAGTGSELHACTPFEKEQLDAGGEPERNDSMVRLWTLKEAYSKALGQGLRFRFTEFGFDLSTPDARLVRPDGSAAGGPEWAFATFRAGERYVVSVAVHDEGFGEAADVSVGTALDQGLLDALFGGSPGEGPEGPG
- a CDS encoding acyltransferase domain-containing protein; the protein is MPVPEPDHSRTAHCEWLLERLAHYLGRPVEETVPLSEYGLDSVLALSLYGDIEAEFGPLVGPDDIWAHETVRDFARYMASRDARRGGHRVRSVFVFTGQGCQHPGMTAGLYLNSASYRRHLDAAAAALLPHTGLSVVDLILDKDPRLHLASCAQPALFAVEYALARTLQDAGVTPAAVLGHGIGEFAAAAVAGAVGLADAAQLVALRGAFTQRLPPGGGMTAACITAREAAELVADEPRVGIGAVNAAKSTVLSGQIAALERVEARLASRGVRCRRLAVAHAFHSPLMKPMAAEFTAAARRLSGGIARLPFYSTVYGRLETGPLYAPYWAEQLTSPVRFADAARGMLAQQAPTHIVEIGPRAVLIPYLRRMGGPVCIPVCQGPDSDAVDLAGVISALDAGPLAAELAGA